One genomic window of Trichlorobacter lovleyi includes the following:
- a CDS encoding ammonium transporter, which translates to MKLKHSLIVVMLTLFTALVGVSAMAEEKKDAAPAAAVATEAPKAPEAAAPAAAPVAAPAAAAPATPPDVKPVLNTGDTAWMLVSSALVLLMIPGLALFYGGMVRQKNVLSTMMHSFVAMGIVGVQWAVIGYSLAFAPDMGGMGLIGNFSKFMLNGLIVMKDAASGTVEWTLFQNYTKEPGAIPELVFAMYQAMFAMITVALISGAMAERVKFSAYCLFVLLWTTLVYDPLAHWVWMTDGWLFKKGALDFAGGTVVHLSSGISALVFLAFLGKRHGFPNERMAPHNLPLTLLGVGLLWFGWYGFNAGSAIVGVNNSDAAGGLAGLAFATTTIAPAAAGLSWMIAEWMHSGKPSALGFGSGVVAGLVVITPAAGFVQPGAALIMGVAAGLVCYGGILLKAKLKYDDSLDAFGVHGIGGTFGAIITGVFATVGATGLLAGNAKQLMIQLIAVLAAGVYAVVVTLIITFILDKTIGLRVEKEDEIMGLDQTQHSESGYNM; encoded by the coding sequence CCCGCAGCTGCACCGGTTGCCGCTCCCGCCGCTGCTGCTCCAGCAACCCCGCCAGACGTCAAACCGGTTCTGAACACTGGCGATACCGCCTGGATGCTGGTCTCTTCAGCCCTGGTACTGCTGATGATCCCCGGGCTGGCCCTGTTTTACGGCGGTATGGTCCGCCAGAAAAACGTCCTGTCCACCATGATGCACTCCTTTGTTGCCATGGGTATTGTCGGCGTACAGTGGGCCGTAATCGGCTACTCACTGGCCTTTGCACCTGACATGGGCGGTATGGGCCTGATCGGCAACTTCAGCAAATTCATGCTGAACGGCCTGATCGTGATGAAAGATGCCGCATCCGGCACGGTGGAGTGGACCCTCTTCCAGAACTACACCAAAGAACCCGGCGCAATCCCGGAGCTGGTCTTTGCCATGTACCAGGCGATGTTTGCCATGATCACCGTGGCCCTGATCTCAGGCGCCATGGCTGAGCGGGTCAAGTTTTCAGCCTACTGCCTGTTTGTTCTGCTCTGGACCACCCTGGTCTATGATCCGCTGGCACACTGGGTCTGGATGACCGACGGCTGGTTGTTCAAGAAGGGCGCACTGGATTTTGCCGGTGGTACGGTTGTTCACCTCTCCTCCGGTATCTCCGCCCTGGTATTCCTGGCCTTCCTTGGCAAGCGTCACGGCTTCCCGAATGAGCGGATGGCCCCCCACAACCTGCCCCTGACCCTGCTTGGCGTAGGCCTGCTCTGGTTCGGCTGGTACGGTTTCAACGCAGGCTCCGCAATCGTTGGTGTCAACAACTCTGATGCCGCAGGCGGCTTGGCTGGTCTGGCCTTTGCCACCACCACCATCGCCCCTGCAGCAGCCGGTCTTTCCTGGATGATCGCTGAGTGGATGCACTCCGGCAAGCCCTCCGCCCTTGGATTTGGCTCAGGTGTTGTTGCCGGCCTGGTTGTAATTACCCCTGCTGCCGGCTTCGTACAACCCGGCGCTGCCCTGATCATGGGTGTGGCTGCAGGCCTGGTCTGCTACGGCGGCATCCTGCTCAAGGCCAAGCTGAAGTATGACGACTCCCTTGACGCCTTTGGTGTTCACGGTATCGGCGGCACCTTCGGCGCCATCATCACCGGCGTGTTTGCCACCGTAGGGGCAACCGGCCTGCTGGCTGGCAACGCCAAACAGCTGATGATTCAGTTGATTGCGGTACTGGCAGCCGGTGTCTACGCAGTGGTTGTAACCCTGATCATCACCTTCATCCTGGACAAGACCATCGGTCTGCGGGTAGAGAAGGAAGACGAAATCATGGGTCTTGACCAGACACAGCACAGCGAATCAGGCTACAACATGTAA